From the Thermoplasmata archaeon genome, the window TATTGTTTTAGAATTTCGGGACCAAAATATTGGTTTTTAAAAAAATCAGTAAGATTATGCTAAGCAATAATATAATGAAAATGAAAAATCTTTTTAAAATTACAAAATGTAAATATATCTTTTCATCTAAAAAATCCATAATTTTTGAGAAATATCTAACTAAAAATACAGTATAAATTGAAACACCGATTGGTGCAATAATTAACACAGAAAACACTGAATAAATATTTCTATTAGCTGAGTAGAGATGAGAAAAAATTAAAAAATAAATTATAAACAAAGTAGTGTAAACAGTAATTATTATATCTGACAGAATTAATCCTGCTCCAATAAAATATTCGAAGATCGTATATATTATCTTATCTTCTTTCTTTGGTTTTATCAGTATATAAATTATAAACAAAATTATAGGCAATATTAAAAGATCCAGCATGGTTAGATAATTAAAAAACAATGTAGTTACATATAAAGACAAAATGATTATCCACAAACCAAATTTAATATATCTCGTGCTTCTCTTCATATTATGCATCTTGAGTGCTTCATCTTCAAGCACTATATCCTTTATTTTTCCAGCAATGAATTTCTTTCTTACATCTCTGTCAGTCATTCAGACCAATACCATTGATTTACCTTAACTCTAATCTAATATAAATAATTTAAAGGAACCATTTATAAAATTTTAGTTTAGTATTTGAAGCTTGATGTCCCTGTGTTATGCAGTTTCTATCGCTAATGCTTTTATTCACGAAATGTTAATATATTGTAAATCAGTTACACCCTCCCATGGAAAAATATGATTTGATAGTTGTAGGTGCAGGTATTACAGGACTTTCAGCAGCATATCATATCAAAAGAGAAAATCCGGATATGAATGTCTGTCTCGTAGAAAAAGAGGCAACTTATGCTCAGGGAAATACTGGCAAAAGTGCTTCTGCATTCAGAGATCTATTTATCTCAGATTTAAATTATAAGCTTACGTCTTCATCAATTTCATTTTATAAACATGTACAAGAAGATTTAGGGTTTGATCTAGGCATGAATTTTTGTGGCTATCTATTTTTAATGGATAAAAATAGTTTAGATGATGACTCAGTATCAAAAGTAAGAAAAATGACAGATACTGAGATATTAGATAGAGCCCAGATCTCAGATTTAGGCATAAATTGTACTCCTGATCCGGAAGTTGCCCAAATAATGGGGTTGAAAAATATAGATGGCGGATTGTTAGGTAAAAACTGCGGGATTATAGAGCCTGATCTTATAGCATCCTATTATAATCAAGAGCTTGAAAAGATGAATGTAGATATCAAATATAACACAAAGGTCGAAAAGTTAAATCTAGAACCCGTAAAAAAATTAATATATCCTGGAGAACCATTTGTCTGGCAGGAAAAAACTATTGAGTCTATAGAAACAAACCGTGGGCAAATGAAGGCTGAAAACTATCTTTTAGCAACTGATGTTTGGACCACAGCGCTTTTAGATCCAATAGGTATCGATAGTCATATCAGACCCAAAAAGAGGCAGATATTTCAGGTTTCTGGAGATAAAATAAAAACAATGGTAAACAAGAACTATAAAAATGAAGCCGGCACATTTCCATTTACTATTTTTCCGAAGCCATGGATCTACATAAGACCAGAACCAAAATCACAATCGTTCTGGGCTACAGTAGCTGATGATATTGGAAGGAGCTTTTCTCTGGAGGATGATCCTCAGCCAGAGATAGACTTTTACAATAAAAATGTGCTATTGGTTGTACAGGAATATATATCCGCCTTTAAAGAGGCAAAAGTCACATCAAGCTGGGCAGGGTACTATTCATATAATACGATAGATGGAAACTACTATATTTTCAATGAGCTAAACATTGCTGTAGCAACAGGCAGTAGCGGCA encodes:
- a CDS encoding FAD-binding oxidoreductase, with protein sequence MEKYDLIVVGAGITGLSAAYHIKRENPDMNVCLVEKEATYAQGNTGKSASAFRDLFISDLNYKLTSSSISFYKHVQEDLGFDLGMNFCGYLFLMDKNSLDDDSVSKVRKMTDTEILDRAQISDLGINCTPDPEVAQIMGLKNIDGGLLGKNCGIIEPDLIASYYNQELEKMNVDIKYNTKVEKLNLEPVKKLIYPGEPFVWQEKTIESIETNRGQMKAENYLLATDVWTTALLDPIGIDSHIRPKKRQIFQVSGDKIKTMVNKNYKNEAGTFPFTIFPKPWIYIRPEPKSQSFWATVADDIGRSFSLEDDPQPEIDFYNKNVLLVVQEYISAFKEAKVTSSWAGYYSYNTIDGNYYIFNELNIAVATGSSGSGIMKGDAAGRIISALISGKEKATLYDGQSIVISDLGIKDRKSPIEELII